One part of the Sporosarcina ureae genome encodes these proteins:
- a CDS encoding ECF transporter S component → MKKLKFTDILITIMIGVVFGVLMKFWDDLYTVVKPILPVARQLIYGMWFMVGPFAFLLLRKPGTALIASIAGASLSAFAGHGIEVLMYGFMQGLAAELLFAAFRYKRYTIVVAGMAGIASCLASFGLDLVYGYAALETWALIVKYGLRAISAFIFTGIFAVLIVKAIEATGVTSLIRPVDKKEYTLLDQ, encoded by the coding sequence TTGAAGAAATTAAAGTTTACCGATATTTTGATCACGATCATGATCGGGGTAGTATTTGGTGTATTGATGAAGTTTTGGGACGATTTATATACCGTCGTCAAACCGATTCTCCCCGTTGCACGTCAATTGATTTACGGCATGTGGTTCATGGTGGGACCGTTCGCCTTTTTACTATTACGTAAGCCCGGTACCGCATTGATCGCAAGCATTGCAGGCGCTTCCTTGTCTGCATTCGCAGGACATGGGATTGAAGTATTGATGTACGGGTTCATGCAAGGTCTTGCTGCAGAATTACTATTCGCCGCATTCCGATACAAGCGCTACACGATAGTAGTCGCTGGAATGGCTGGTATTGCTTCTTGCCTCGCGAGTTTCGGACTCGATTTGGTTTACGGCTATGCAGCACTTGAAACATGGGCACTTATAGTGAAATACGGGTTACGTGCAATTAGCGCATTCATCTTCACAGGTATTTTTGCTGTATTAATTGTTAAAGCGATTGAAGCAACCGGCGTGACATCTTTAATCCGCCCTGTTGATAAGAAAGAATATACTTTGCTCGATCAGTAA
- a CDS encoding biotin transporter BioY, translated as MLDTRNRLKMMIVTALFAAIIGIMAQLTIPLPLVPITGQTLAVGLAATILGSRYGTISVLVYLAMGAVGMPVFSGMSSGLGVIFGPTGGFLIGFIPTAFITGYYMERTSFKLPNAVIANIIGMFVALAFGTVWLKFIAELSWTAAVMAGFVPFLIGGFIKAFLAAWAGITVRGRLLANRLLLA; from the coding sequence ATGTTAGATACGAGAAACAGATTGAAGATGATGATTGTAACAGCATTATTCGCAGCCATTATCGGGATCATGGCGCAGTTAACTATTCCGTTACCATTAGTTCCGATTACAGGACAAACACTTGCAGTTGGTTTAGCGGCAACGATTTTAGGTTCACGTTATGGAACGATTTCTGTATTAGTATATTTAGCAATGGGAGCAGTAGGGATGCCGGTATTCTCAGGCATGTCTTCAGGATTAGGTGTGATTTTTGGACCGACTGGCGGATTCCTCATTGGCTTTATTCCAACAGCTTTCATTACGGGGTATTATATGGAACGTACAAGTTTTAAGCTGCCTAACGCAGTCATCGCCAATATTATTGGGATGTTCGTTGCATTGGCATTTGGTACAGTGTGGTTGAAGTTTATAGCTGAGCTATCATGGACTGCTGCTGTTATGGCCGGTTTTGTTCCATTTTTAATTGGTGGCTTTATCAAAGCATTTCTTGCAGCTTGGGCTGGAATTACAGTACGGGGTCGATTATTGGCCAATCGTTTGTTGCTCGCGTAA
- a CDS encoding exonuclease domain-containing protein encodes MTKHIAFIDVETTGMRAEASDVIELGVMLGEYDNNRIVRVADEYCEFQEPFYSITPMITNLTGITDQMVRGKSLDMDRILSILDRADGIVAHNASFDRGFVSRLLPETLDMDWYCSVRQIKWKNYGFENGKLQQLLRAHRIQVQNAHRALDDAKNLALLLNSSNPNLEDDTFISYLMNKAPMKKPSRSRF; translated from the coding sequence ATGACGAAACATATAGCGTTCATTGACGTAGAAACTACAGGTATGAGAGCAGAGGCAAGCGATGTAATTGAACTCGGTGTTATGCTTGGCGAATACGATAATAACCGGATTGTTCGGGTAGCAGATGAATATTGTGAGTTTCAAGAGCCGTTCTACTCTATAACGCCAATGATTACAAACCTAACGGGCATCACTGATCAGATGGTAAGAGGGAAGTCGCTCGACATGGACAGAATTCTATCGATACTCGATCGGGCAGATGGCATTGTGGCGCATAATGCTTCATTTGACAGGGGCTTTGTCAGTAGACTATTACCGGAAACTCTTGACATGGACTGGTATTGTTCTGTTAGACAAATTAAATGGAAAAACTATGGCTTTGAGAATGGTAAGCTTCAACAATTACTGAGAGCGCATCGGATTCAAGTACAGAACGCACACAGGGCACTTGATGATGCGAAAAACTTAGCATTGCTACTGAACTCGTCGAATCCGAACCTTGAGGATGATACCTTTATATCCTACCTAATGAATAAAGCACCGATGAAAAAACCATCTAGATCTAGATTTTAA
- a CDS encoding multicopper oxidase family protein, translating into MSRKTQVVIFSLCALLISGCSSDAQSNEQHSMMDSSTMGNGHMSHNNVVRLKDSTGENEINIPPLLTSETTVGTEYTVKAQKGSVNIFDNVTTETFGYNGDLLGPVLQFRKGETVKINTINELDEETTFHWHGLEVSGEADGGPHKTLSPGEEETIEFEVTQEAATLWFHPHPEGKTSEQVYKGLAGLIYIEDPNSAKLEIPKQYGENDIPLVFQDRIFDDHHQLNYKAVMNEDGTIGDTLLVNGTVNPVLKVGKEQVRLRLLNGSNARNFTFKLNTGESFVQIATDGGILNEPVTLNEVTLTPSERAEIIIDFSQLNSLKDLSLMNEDGSILLPFEVSDQEVASTQAVKQLNEFSVTDEEKAMPVTKNIELFGMMDHVTINGKKFDPQRIDFTQEQGVTEVWEIYNKKDMMGGIIHPFHIHGTQFKILSRDGVEPNENERGWKDTISVHPGEKVKIAIQFKHKGVYMFHCHILEHEDNGMMGQIEVK; encoded by the coding sequence ATGAGTAGAAAAACGCAAGTTGTTATATTCTCATTGTGTGCATTATTGATCAGTGGATGCAGTAGTGATGCGCAATCGAATGAACAGCATTCTATGATGGATAGTTCGACAATGGGTAACGGACATATGAGCCATAATAATGTAGTGAGATTAAAAGATTCGACTGGTGAGAATGAAATAAACATCCCACCCTTATTAACTAGTGAAACGACAGTAGGCACCGAATATACTGTTAAGGCGCAAAAGGGAAGCGTGAACATATTTGATAATGTGACTACAGAAACTTTTGGATATAACGGAGATTTATTAGGACCCGTTCTACAATTTAGAAAGGGTGAAACTGTAAAAATAAATACGATAAATGAATTAGATGAAGAAACAACATTTCATTGGCATGGTTTAGAAGTGTCTGGCGAAGCAGATGGCGGACCACATAAAACACTCAGTCCAGGTGAAGAAGAGACAATAGAATTTGAAGTCACACAAGAGGCGGCTACTTTATGGTTTCATCCCCACCCAGAGGGCAAGACATCTGAACAAGTATATAAAGGCTTAGCAGGACTGATTTATATTGAAGATCCTAATTCGGCCAAATTAGAAATTCCTAAACAATATGGAGAGAATGACATACCTTTAGTTTTCCAAGACCGGATTTTCGATGATCACCATCAATTAAATTATAAAGCAGTGATGAATGAAGATGGGACGATAGGTGATACATTATTAGTTAACGGCACAGTAAATCCCGTATTAAAAGTAGGGAAAGAACAAGTGCGTCTTCGCTTGCTGAACGGATCGAATGCGAGGAACTTCACATTCAAGCTAAATACGGGTGAATCGTTTGTTCAAATCGCGACAGATGGCGGCATTTTGAATGAACCCGTCACATTGAACGAAGTTACCTTGACACCATCAGAACGGGCAGAAATTATTATTGACTTTTCACAGCTGAATTCGCTAAAGGATTTATCATTAATGAATGAAGATGGATCTATCCTTCTACCGTTTGAAGTATCAGATCAAGAAGTAGCAAGTACACAAGCAGTGAAACAGTTGAATGAGTTTTCTGTGACAGATGAAGAAAAAGCTATGCCGGTCACAAAAAATATTGAACTGTTTGGCATGATGGATCATGTAACAATCAACGGAAAGAAGTTCGATCCCCAAAGAATTGATTTCACACAAGAGCAAGGTGTCACTGAGGTGTGGGAAATCTACAATAAGAAAGATATGATGGGTGGAATAATTCATCCATTCCATATTCACGGTACACAATTTAAAATACTCTCAAGAGATGGTGTGGAACCTAACGAAAACGAAAGAGGTTGGAAAGACACTATTTCGGTTCATCCGGGAGAAAAAGTGAAAATCGCTATACAATTCAAACATAAAGGTGTCTATATGTTCCATTGTCATATTTTAGAACATGAAGACAATGGAATGATGGGACAAATAGAAGTAAAGTAA
- a CDS encoding universal stress protein produces MKIAVAIDGSDHSIRAAEYALTLLENTPDGELEVISVTDYNKVEEEQLLLQNLKSLSLYQDRLVRPVVEMAEEAGVKTTVKLLRGKPDVEIIKHLQTEEVEQLVLGSRGMNLMQEMALGSVSRSVMEQANCPVTIVK; encoded by the coding sequence ATGAAAATTGCTGTAGCTATAGATGGTTCTGATCATTCGATTCGTGCAGCTGAGTATGCGCTAACACTATTAGAAAATACGCCTGATGGAGAACTGGAAGTGATCTCCGTAACAGATTATAACAAAGTAGAAGAAGAACAACTTCTACTACAAAATCTTAAAAGTTTATCCCTATACCAAGATCGACTAGTTAGACCTGTAGTGGAAATGGCAGAAGAGGCCGGAGTAAAAACGACTGTCAAGCTTTTACGGGGAAAGCCAGATGTGGAAATCATTAAACATTTACAAACAGAAGAAGTTGAACAATTAGTGCTTGGTAGCCGTGGAATGAATTTAATGCAGGAAATGGCATTAGGCAGTGTGAGCCGCAGTGTAATGGAACAGGCGAATTGTCCAGTGACGATCGTAAAATAA
- a CDS encoding methyl-accepting chemotaxis protein, with the protein MFTFKSIRGKLLTGFSIVVVLIILLGLFIFSTLRANNEATRNILEKELPLLIADEQLSLDMANRISSSRGFILTGEASYKDLFDTYTEDSEKHQATIKKIGTSDETMDLMRRTVEWREYVLENVFAEHARGNKELAERNLLAVNDDARELMTSYEEAAQNREMIIIDIEKNLLSSGNNTLVLVTTIVLLVILLSMAVALFTANSISKPLHTVMERMRLIAMGDLSSPPLETKLQDEIGQLIKSTNEMSSNTHNLLDEIHIVAQTVSSQSEELTQSAGEIKAGTAQIATTMEDLAYGTESQATNASSLSTSMENFVARIMDANENGTYIHQSSNEVLSMTNTGSEAMNTSSKQMKVIDQIVHDAVVNVEGLDKHTQNISQLVAVIQSIAAQTNLLALNAAIEAARAGEHGKGFAVVADEVRTLAEQSSESVTNITEIVNKIQSESSSVTNSLREGYKEVEEGTNQIERTGETFHKISASVTEMVTRIQTISNDLQNISETSQEMSGSIEEIAAITEESAAGVEQTAASSQQASSAMEEIASNSNELAQLAEELNNLVRKFTL; encoded by the coding sequence ATGTTTACGTTTAAAAGCATTCGCGGAAAACTATTGACCGGTTTTTCCATAGTAGTAGTACTAATTATATTACTCGGCTTATTTATTTTCTCTACACTTCGTGCGAATAACGAAGCAACGAGAAATATTCTGGAGAAAGAATTGCCATTATTGATTGCAGATGAGCAGCTATCGCTTGATATGGCAAATCGGATTTCTAGTTCGAGAGGATTTATTCTGACAGGGGAAGCGAGTTATAAAGATTTATTTGATACATACACAGAAGATAGTGAAAAGCATCAAGCCACTATTAAAAAAATAGGAACTTCCGATGAAACAATGGATTTAATGCGAAGAACTGTTGAATGGCGTGAGTACGTCTTAGAGAATGTATTCGCTGAACATGCACGCGGTAACAAAGAGCTAGCAGAACGTAATCTATTGGCAGTTAATGATGACGCACGCGAATTAATGACATCGTATGAAGAAGCTGCACAAAATCGAGAAATGATTATTATTGATATTGAAAAGAATTTACTTTCTAGTGGAAACAACACATTGGTTTTAGTTACTACTATCGTTTTACTAGTCATTCTTTTAAGCATGGCGGTTGCTTTATTCACCGCAAACTCAATATCTAAACCGCTTCACACGGTAATGGAGCGCATGAGATTAATTGCAATGGGAGATTTAAGTAGTCCTCCTTTAGAGACGAAGTTACAGGATGAAATTGGACAACTAATCAAATCTACAAATGAAATGAGTAGCAACACACATAATCTGTTGGACGAAATTCACATCGTGGCTCAAACAGTTTCTTCTCAAAGTGAAGAATTGACACAGTCTGCAGGTGAAATTAAAGCAGGTACGGCACAAATCGCTACAACTATGGAAGATCTGGCATACGGCACAGAATCGCAAGCTACCAATGCAAGTAGCTTATCAACCTCAATGGAAAACTTTGTTGCAAGAATAATGGATGCCAATGAAAACGGTACGTATATTCACCAGTCATCAAATGAAGTACTTTCGATGACAAATACCGGAAGCGAAGCGATGAATACATCTTCTAAGCAGATGAAAGTTATCGATCAGATTGTTCATGATGCAGTTGTAAACGTAGAAGGATTGGACAAGCATACTCAGAATATTTCCCAACTCGTAGCTGTGATCCAAAGTATTGCAGCGCAAACTAACTTATTAGCATTGAATGCAGCAATCGAAGCTGCACGTGCTGGTGAACATGGTAAAGGGTTTGCAGTAGTAGCGGATGAAGTACGAACTCTTGCAGAACAGTCCTCTGAATCTGTTACGAACATCACTGAAATCGTCAATAAAATTCAAAGCGAATCCAGTTCAGTAACAAATTCTTTACGTGAAGGTTATAAAGAAGTAGAAGAAGGCACAAATCAAATTGAACGTACGGGCGAAACATTCCACAAGATTAGTGCTTCTGTAACTGAAATGGTCACACGTATCCAGACTATTTCTAATGACTTGCAAAATATTTCTGAAACAAGTCAGGAAATGAGCGGTTCGATCGAAGAGATTGCTGCCATTACTGAGGAATCTGCTGCGGGAGTTGAACAAACAGCAGCGTCTTCCCAACAAGCAAGCAGCGCTATGGAGGAAATAGCAAGTAATTCTAATGAATTGGCTCAATTGGCTGAAGAACTTAATAATCTTGTCCGCAAGTTTACCTTATAA
- a CDS encoding universal stress protein, translating into MKIAVAVDGSENALRATDYALMLMQQFSEAKLELIHVIDYNKEDERLLKQSPNSLAMYQKKKIQSALKLVKDKGIDAEVTMLKGNPQQQIIKYVNTNEIDHLILSSRGLNTLQKLVMGSTSQKVIKHVNSSVTIIK; encoded by the coding sequence ATGAAGATTGCTGTGGCGGTAGACGGCTCAGAAAATGCATTGCGTGCAACGGATTATGCGTTGATGTTAATGCAACAATTTTCTGAAGCGAAACTTGAGTTGATCCATGTTATTGATTATAACAAAGAAGATGAACGGTTATTAAAACAGAGTCCTAACAGTCTTGCTATGTATCAAAAGAAGAAGATACAATCTGCATTGAAGTTAGTAAAGGATAAAGGAATAGATGCCGAAGTGACGATGTTAAAAGGAAATCCGCAACAGCAAATCATTAAATATGTAAATACAAATGAAATTGATCATCTCATACTCAGTAGTCGTGGTTTGAATACACTGCAGAAATTAGTTATGGGCAGTACTAGTCAAAAGGTAATTAAGCATGTGAATAGCTCAGTCACGATAATTAAATAA
- a CDS encoding energy-coupling factor transporter transmembrane component T family protein: MLNWFTPERQTWLFRVNPALKFVVFFTFMIITLINQNLQFALWQTILYGLLFYVFSGYSLKKLAVLSIPLVISFLSTGLTMLLFGKGESVLWQFGIFKISEESIQHALLLGSKSLSFGLVGFTFILTIQPILFFYAMMQQFRMPSKYAYSFIAAFRLIPAVTEELQIRRNALKVRNVQFSRGSKGLYERLQSYTVPLFAQSIRRAQRIAVAMEAKQYQMGAARTYFYPTRYTHMDVVFVAVMILGFAVTLFLSSSGLLTPR, encoded by the coding sequence ATGCTGAATTGGTTCACACCTGAACGGCAAACTTGGTTGTTTCGCGTTAACCCTGCGCTAAAATTCGTAGTGTTTTTCACATTCATGATCATCACACTTATAAATCAAAACTTACAGTTCGCCCTTTGGCAAACAATATTGTATGGGCTGTTGTTTTATGTATTCAGTGGCTATTCACTAAAGAAATTAGCAGTGCTGTCAATTCCTTTAGTCATATCATTTCTATCTACTGGATTGACGATGTTGCTGTTCGGCAAGGGGGAGTCCGTTCTTTGGCAGTTTGGAATTTTCAAGATATCTGAGGAGAGTATCCAACATGCGCTTTTGCTCGGAAGTAAATCCCTATCATTCGGTCTCGTCGGCTTTACGTTTATCTTGACGATCCAACCTATATTATTCTTCTATGCAATGATGCAACAGTTTCGCATGCCATCCAAATACGCGTACAGCTTTATTGCGGCATTTCGTTTAATACCGGCTGTTACTGAAGAACTGCAAATACGCCGAAACGCGTTAAAGGTGCGCAACGTCCAATTTTCAAGGGGAAGTAAAGGGCTATATGAGCGATTGCAAAGTTACACTGTCCCCTTGTTTGCACAAAGCATTCGCCGTGCACAACGGATTGCTGTGGCAATGGAAGCAAAGCAGTATCAAATGGGAGCCGCCAGGACATATTTTTATCCTACTCGGTATACGCATATGGATGTGGTGTTTGTAGCTGTAATGATTCTTGGCTTTGCTGTCACTCTATTTTTATCGAGCAGTGGGTTGTTAACGCCTAGATGA
- a CDS encoding ABC transporter ATP-binding protein, giving the protein MPNISVTDLRLKFPGENSLVFKDLSFSVQPGEKVLMLGPSGCGKSTLLQVLSGIIPHSIELPMKTKDIQLPDSWGFVFQDPETQFCMTYVDEELAFVLENLQVPREEMAPLIVEVLKRVDLNLENVHTPINEMSQGMKQRLALATVLLLEPDVLFLDEPSALLDPEGTQQIWSAIKAAATNKTVLIVEHKIDLIADWVDRVVLFNDQGVIIADGPPDTIFTNNQEELKRYGIWYPGVWEEYKTSEAFQSMMKNRQAVASQEKIQIQDFHGYRGQAEKISVKQATVQAGDWISIVGENGSGKSTLLLSLMQLLRTDGVYEVNGVPIVWKKKKRQLPKGLSLVFQNPELQFVTNSIMEELTVSLHSMPKTEADRYAKEMIQLFNLPDSVSRHPYQLSTGQKRRLSVATALTPDTNILLLDEPTFGQDARNTFAILEKIEQLRTEGMTILMVTHDEEIVENFATAVWTVVDGVLQTTTFSGGAPHAELVHT; this is encoded by the coding sequence ATGCCTAACATCAGTGTTACCGATTTACGACTGAAGTTTCCCGGAGAGAATTCACTGGTTTTTAAAGATCTTTCTTTTTCCGTTCAGCCTGGTGAAAAAGTGCTCATGCTTGGACCAAGCGGCTGTGGTAAATCTACTTTACTGCAAGTACTGAGCGGAATTATCCCGCATTCCATCGAATTACCAATGAAAACAAAAGACATCCAACTGCCTGACTCATGGGGATTTGTTTTTCAAGATCCTGAAACGCAGTTTTGCATGACCTATGTCGATGAAGAACTTGCATTTGTTTTGGAAAACCTTCAAGTACCGCGTGAAGAGATGGCCCCTCTTATAGTGGAAGTGTTGAAACGCGTGGACTTGAATTTAGAAAACGTTCATACACCCATCAATGAAATGTCTCAAGGCATGAAACAACGACTAGCTTTGGCTACAGTGTTATTACTTGAACCCGACGTATTATTTCTGGACGAACCTTCTGCTTTACTTGATCCAGAAGGCACGCAGCAAATTTGGTCTGCTATCAAAGCAGCAGCTACAAATAAAACCGTACTCATTGTCGAGCATAAAATTGATTTGATTGCCGATTGGGTCGATCGCGTGGTGCTATTTAATGATCAAGGAGTCATTATAGCAGATGGACCTCCAGACACGATCTTTACAAACAACCAAGAAGAACTGAAGCGCTATGGCATTTGGTATCCGGGGGTTTGGGAAGAATATAAAACGTCCGAAGCATTTCAATCGATGATGAAAAACCGTCAAGCAGTTGCATCTCAAGAGAAAATTCAGATTCAAGACTTTCACGGCTATCGCGGTCAAGCGGAGAAGATTTCTGTCAAACAGGCGACCGTACAGGCTGGTGACTGGATTTCGATTGTTGGAGAAAATGGCTCTGGTAAAAGCACATTGCTTCTATCTCTCATGCAACTACTTCGCACTGACGGTGTCTATGAAGTTAACGGTGTACCGATTGTGTGGAAAAAGAAGAAGCGACAACTTCCTAAAGGTCTGTCGCTCGTTTTCCAAAATCCTGAACTGCAATTCGTGACCAATTCTATTATGGAAGAGTTGACCGTTTCGTTGCACAGTATGCCAAAAACAGAGGCAGATCGTTATGCTAAAGAAATGATACAATTATTCAACTTGCCTGATTCTGTTTCACGCCATCCCTATCAACTATCTACGGGTCAAAAGCGGCGTTTAAGTGTAGCGACTGCTCTTACTCCAGATACAAATATATTGCTACTTGATGAACCTACTTTCGGGCAAGATGCGCGAAATACTTTTGCCATTCTTGAGAAAATAGAGCAATTGCGCACCGAAGGAATGACGATTCTAATGGTGACGCATGATGAGGAAATCGTAGAAAATTTCGCTACTGCAGTCTGGACAGTAGTTGATGGCGTATTACAAACAACTACGTTTTCTGGAGGTGCGCCACATGCTGAATTGGTTCACACCTGA
- a CDS encoding recombinase family protein encodes MKYGYIRPTVSDQQATSQLTSLITDEVYIEAHGLAKKRTELERLFMQIQNGDELYVQNIEVLADSLQQFLDILRLAERDQLMIYFVEDELTNQSMMNATLLQNIEFFTSLQSIFLSHSSTFTLQAAKQEGKSIGRPRKSDVNLQLAFEMYDSKDFSLYEIKEATGISKSTLYRYLDDRTATTSDDK; translated from the coding sequence ATGAAGTATGGATATATTCGGCCGACCGTATCTGATCAACAAGCAACTAGTCAGTTAACCAGTCTAATAACAGATGAAGTTTATATAGAGGCACATGGCTTAGCCAAAAAAAGAACAGAACTTGAACGCTTATTTATGCAAATACAAAATGGGGATGAATTGTACGTTCAAAACATTGAAGTATTAGCCGACTCGCTTCAACAGTTTCTTGATATTTTACGATTAGCAGAACGAGATCAGCTGATGATTTATTTTGTCGAAGATGAATTAACTAATCAATCGATGATGAATGCTACACTACTTCAAAATATTGAGTTTTTCACTAGTTTACAATCTATATTCTTAAGTCATTCTTCCACTTTCACCTTGCAAGCTGCCAAGCAGGAAGGTAAATCGATCGGTCGTCCACGAAAATCTGATGTGAATTTACAACTCGCTTTTGAGATGTATGATAGTAAAGATTTTTCGTTGTACGAGATCAAAGAAGCGACTGGGATCAGTAAATCAACGCTTTATCGTTACTTGGATGATCGCACCGCAACAACGTCGGATGATAAATAA